The following coding sequences lie in one Pseudarthrobacter phenanthrenivorans Sphe3 genomic window:
- a CDS encoding aconitate hydratase, which translates to MSTVDSFGSKGKLNVAGTEYEIFRLNSVEGAENLPFSLKVLLENLLRTEDGANITADHVRALAGWDPNAQPDTEIQFTPARVIMQDFTGVPCVVDLATMREAVKELGGDPKRVNPLAPAEMVIDHSVQIDAFGNSGALERNMEIEYQRNGERYQFLRWGQTAFDDFKVVPPGTGIVHQVNIEYLARTVMTREVDGALRAYPDTCVGTDSHTTMVNGLGVLGWGVGGIEAEAAMLGQPVSMLIPRVVGFKLSGSIPAGATATDVVLTITEMLRKHGVVGKFVEFYGEGVAAVPLANRATIGNMSPEFGSTAAMFPIDDVTLDYLRLTGRSEQNVALVEEYAKEQGLWHDPSRDIKFSEYLELDLSTVVPSIAGPKRPQDRIELTEAKDEFRHDLKNYVSHDANAGTLDESLEETFPASDAPSFTSGGTHVSDTDREPPKYSAGHGAAGRISQPVPVKMADGREFELDHGAVTIASITSCTNTSNPSVMLAAAVLARNAVDKGLTSKPWVKTSVAPGSKVVTDYYEKSGLTPYLEKLGFYIVGYGCATCIGNSGPLEAEVSEAIQANDLAVAAVLSGNRNFEGRINPDVKMNYLASPPLVIAYALAGSMDFDFETDALGQDQAGNDVFLKDIWPNPVEVQQVIDSSIDKEMFAKGYEGVFEGDDRWKALDTPAGDTFAWDPNSTYVRKPPYFEGMQAQPEPVKDITGARVLLKLGDSVTTDHISPAGSFKSDTPAGQYLLANGVERKDFNSYGSRRGNHEVMIRGTFANIRIKNQILDGVEGGFTRDFTQEGGPQAFVYDAAQNYQAAGIPLVVLAGKEYGSGSSRDWAAKGTALLGVKAVIAESYERIHRSNLIGMGVLPLQFPAGESAATLGLSGTETFSVEGVTALNEGTTPRTLKVTATAEDGSTTSFDAVLRIDTPGEADYYRNGGILQYVLRQISAN; encoded by the coding sequence ATGAGCACTGTGGACAGCTTCGGTTCAAAAGGCAAACTTAATGTAGCCGGAACCGAATACGAAATTTTCCGGTTGAACTCCGTTGAAGGTGCAGAAAACCTTCCGTTCAGCCTCAAGGTATTGCTAGAAAACCTGTTGAGGACCGAGGACGGCGCGAACATCACTGCCGATCACGTCCGCGCCTTGGCAGGCTGGGATCCCAACGCCCAGCCCGATACAGAAATCCAGTTCACGCCTGCCCGCGTGATCATGCAGGACTTCACCGGCGTTCCCTGCGTGGTTGACCTGGCGACGATGCGCGAAGCGGTCAAGGAACTGGGCGGCGACCCCAAGCGGGTCAATCCGCTGGCGCCTGCCGAAATGGTCATCGACCACTCGGTCCAGATCGACGCCTTCGGCAACTCCGGCGCGCTGGAGCGCAACATGGAGATCGAATACCAGCGCAACGGGGAGCGTTACCAGTTCCTGCGCTGGGGCCAGACGGCGTTCGATGACTTCAAGGTTGTCCCCCCGGGAACCGGCATTGTGCACCAGGTCAACATCGAGTACCTGGCCCGCACCGTGATGACCCGCGAAGTTGACGGGGCGCTCCGTGCGTACCCGGACACCTGCGTTGGCACCGACTCGCACACCACCATGGTCAACGGCCTGGGCGTGCTCGGCTGGGGCGTCGGCGGCATCGAAGCCGAGGCCGCCATGCTGGGCCAGCCCGTCTCCATGCTGATCCCGCGCGTCGTGGGCTTCAAGCTCAGCGGGTCCATCCCCGCCGGCGCCACTGCGACCGACGTGGTGCTGACCATCACCGAGATGCTCCGCAAGCACGGCGTTGTGGGCAAGTTCGTGGAGTTCTACGGCGAAGGTGTGGCCGCAGTGCCGCTCGCCAACCGCGCCACCATCGGCAACATGAGCCCGGAGTTTGGTTCCACCGCCGCCATGTTCCCGATCGACGACGTGACCCTGGACTACCTGCGCCTCACCGGCCGCTCCGAACAGAACGTTGCCCTCGTGGAGGAGTACGCGAAGGAGCAGGGCCTCTGGCACGATCCTTCCCGCGACATCAAGTTCTCCGAGTACCTGGAACTGGACCTGTCCACGGTTGTTCCGTCCATTGCAGGCCCCAAGCGCCCGCAGGACCGCATTGAACTGACCGAGGCCAAGGACGAGTTCCGCCATGACCTCAAGAACTACGTCTCCCACGACGCGAACGCCGGTACCCTGGACGAATCCCTCGAGGAGACCTTCCCGGCTTCCGACGCCCCGTCCTTCACCTCCGGCGGCACGCACGTCTCTGACACCGACCGTGAACCGCCGAAGTACTCGGCAGGCCACGGCGCAGCCGGCCGCATCTCGCAGCCGGTGCCGGTCAAGATGGCTGACGGCCGCGAGTTCGAGCTGGACCACGGTGCTGTCACCATTGCGTCCATCACGTCCTGCACCAACACGTCCAACCCGTCGGTCATGCTGGCCGCCGCGGTCCTGGCACGCAACGCCGTCGATAAGGGCCTGACGTCCAAGCCGTGGGTCAAGACCTCCGTCGCCCCCGGCTCGAAGGTTGTCACGGACTACTACGAGAAGTCCGGCCTGACCCCCTACCTGGAGAAGCTCGGCTTCTACATCGTGGGCTACGGCTGCGCCACCTGCATCGGCAACTCCGGCCCGCTGGAAGCTGAAGTCTCAGAAGCCATCCAGGCCAACGACCTCGCCGTCGCTGCTGTCCTCTCGGGCAACCGCAACTTCGAAGGCCGCATCAACCCGGACGTCAAGATGAACTACCTGGCCTCCCCGCCGCTGGTCATCGCCTACGCCCTGGCCGGTTCCATGGACTTCGACTTCGAAACCGACGCCCTGGGCCAGGACCAGGCCGGCAACGACGTCTTCCTGAAGGACATCTGGCCCAACCCGGTTGAGGTCCAGCAGGTTATCGATTCGTCGATCGACAAGGAAATGTTCGCCAAGGGCTACGAAGGCGTCTTCGAGGGCGACGACCGCTGGAAGGCGCTCGACACCCCGGCCGGTGACACCTTCGCATGGGATCCGAACTCCACCTACGTCCGGAAGCCCCCGTACTTCGAGGGCATGCAGGCGCAGCCGGAGCCGGTCAAGGACATCACGGGTGCCCGCGTGCTCTTGAAGCTGGGCGATTCGGTTACCACCGACCACATTTCCCCGGCCGGTTCCTTCAAGTCCGACACCCCTGCCGGCCAGTACCTGCTGGCCAACGGCGTGGAGCGCAAGGACTTCAACTCCTATGGTTCCCGCCGCGGCAACCACGAGGTGATGATCCGCGGAACGTTCGCGAACATCCGCATCAAGAACCAGATCCTGGACGGCGTCGAAGGTGGCTTCACCCGCGACTTCACCCAGGAAGGCGGCCCGCAGGCCTTCGTCTACGACGCTGCCCAGAACTACCAGGCTGCCGGCATCCCGCTGGTGGTCCTGGCCGGCAAGGAATACGGTTCCGGTTCCTCCCGCGACTGGGCTGCCAAGGGCACGGCGCTGCTGGGCGTCAAGGCCGTCATCGCCGAGAGCTACGAGCGCATCCACCGCTCCAACCTGATCGGCATGGGCGTCCTGCCGCTGCAGTTCCCGGCCGGCGAGTCTGCTGCCACGCTGGGCCTGTCCGGCACGGAAACGTTCTCCGTTGAGGGCGTAACCGCCCTGAACGAGGGCACCACGCCGAGGACCCTCAAGGTCACCGCAACCGCCGAGGACGGCAGCACGACGTCGTTCGACGCCGTCCTGCGCATCGACACCCCGGGCGAAGCGGACTACTACCGCAACGGCGGCATCCTGCAGTACGTGCTGCGCCAGATCTCCGCGAACTAG
- a CDS encoding ABC transporter ATP-binding protein, which produces MTGQQDTPPAARPVLSAGIRTFTFHDDAAPVLEGLQLDFTPGTFTAILGPSGSGKSTLGWLLAGWLPPGGGGELSGFLELAGTRLQFGGNGGDPRINPAEWGKQVGFVPQDPAAVLSTVRSTVAEELAFGLENAAVDRATMVAAVQRTAARLGLAELLDQDPARLSGGQLRRLAIGCAIIADPRVLIMDEPFASLDSDGAAGLARLVRDLVNGGTAVVILSQAIDPPLLEARTWLVLAGGRVTASGTPAALAKTPDLLPPGILMSGKKAARLTPAVPPGRAAGPAVELRAVSFGYRAATSRAGRRDRGGKPAGGFRHQVLQEITLAVHPGEIVAVTGPNGAGKSTLLRHLNGLLRPTAGQVLVQGRDIAGTPAGQVAQAVGLLFQQPRDQLFERTVLREVGFGLDRLFPAGEALERAHDALASVGLAAAAHAHPAELPASSQRLLALATVLARRPSVLALDEPTVALDGCGRAVLDAAVRSAAGAGAAVVLVTHDLDYARAAAHRMVRLDGGRLAS; this is translated from the coding sequence ATGACCGGCCAGCAGGACACCCCGCCCGCCGCCCGGCCCGTACTGTCCGCCGGCATCCGGACGTTCACTTTCCATGACGACGCTGCCCCCGTACTGGAAGGGCTGCAGCTGGACTTCACTCCCGGAACCTTCACGGCCATTCTTGGTCCGTCCGGAAGCGGCAAATCCACGTTGGGCTGGCTGTTGGCCGGGTGGCTGCCGCCTGGAGGCGGGGGTGAATTGAGCGGTTTCCTCGAGCTTGCGGGCACGCGTTTGCAGTTTGGCGGCAACGGCGGCGACCCCCGGATCAATCCGGCCGAGTGGGGGAAGCAGGTGGGCTTCGTTCCCCAGGATCCGGCTGCCGTTCTGTCCACCGTCCGTTCAACGGTTGCCGAAGAACTTGCCTTCGGGCTGGAAAATGCGGCAGTGGACCGGGCAACCATGGTCGCTGCGGTGCAACGGACCGCAGCCCGCCTGGGACTCGCTGAACTCCTGGACCAGGATCCGGCCCGGCTTTCCGGCGGGCAGCTGCGCCGCCTCGCCATTGGCTGCGCCATCATTGCGGACCCGCGGGTGCTGATTATGGATGAGCCCTTCGCGTCACTGGACAGCGACGGGGCGGCCGGGCTGGCGCGCCTGGTGCGGGACCTCGTGAACGGCGGGACCGCCGTCGTCATCCTCAGCCAGGCCATCGACCCGCCGCTCCTTGAGGCACGAACATGGCTGGTCCTGGCGGGCGGCAGGGTTACGGCCAGCGGGACGCCCGCGGCGCTGGCCAAGACTCCGGACCTGCTGCCGCCAGGCATCCTCATGTCCGGGAAAAAGGCCGCCCGCCTGACTCCAGCCGTGCCGCCGGGCAGGGCCGCCGGGCCTGCGGTCGAGCTGCGCGCGGTGTCCTTTGGCTACAGGGCCGCCACCAGCAGAGCCGGGCGCCGGGACCGGGGAGGCAAACCGGCCGGCGGTTTCCGGCACCAGGTGCTGCAGGAAATAACTCTGGCTGTGCACCCCGGCGAGATTGTGGCGGTGACCGGACCCAACGGCGCCGGCAAGTCCACCCTCCTGCGGCACCTGAACGGACTGCTCCGGCCCACGGCCGGGCAGGTCCTGGTCCAGGGGAGGGATATTGCCGGGACGCCGGCGGGCCAGGTGGCGCAAGCGGTGGGGCTGCTGTTCCAGCAGCCCCGGGACCAGCTGTTCGAGCGGACGGTGCTCCGGGAGGTGGGCTTCGGCCTGGACCGGCTGTTCCCCGCAGGGGAAGCCCTGGAACGCGCCCATGATGCACTGGCCTCCGTGGGCCTGGCCGCCGCCGCGCACGCGCATCCGGCTGAACTCCCTGCTTCAAGCCAGCGCCTCCTGGCCCTGGCCACCGTCCTTGCCCGCAGGCCGTCCGTCCTGGCACTGGACGAACCCACCGTGGCGCTCGACGGCTGCGGCCGTGCCGTGCTGGACGCCGCGGTGCGCTCAGCGGCAGGGGCGGGGGCCGCCGTCGTGCTGGTCACGCATGACCTGGACTATGCCCGGGCGGCCGCCCACCGGATGGTAAGGCTCGACGGCGGCCGCCTGGCTTCCTGA
- a CDS encoding energy-coupling factor transporter transmembrane component T: MRLNPLTSLAAAGSTAAITTAAASLPLSLAVMAAAVGVSARSGTLRRMLPAAAAVLAPLGLSLLLMHGLFFPEGRNVLAQFGPARVTSEGLAFALERAAQLGAAVLALLVFSFGVTVPDLVAALPARGLRGRFAFVLASTLTLLPAIMARAGRIRQAQESRGLVVRRGLLHRAAAFRLQAVPLVLSLVEEAGTRAAALEARGFSNPGPRTSYREVPDTRRQQMLRVLLLAAAAAAVGVRLWLAGAGRQG, encoded by the coding sequence GTGCGGCTTAATCCGCTGACCTCCCTCGCAGCCGCCGGCAGCACCGCAGCCATCACGACGGCGGCCGCCAGCTTGCCGCTGTCCCTCGCCGTCATGGCGGCTGCGGTGGGCGTGTCGGCACGGAGCGGTACCCTGCGCCGCATGCTGCCGGCCGCCGCGGCGGTCCTGGCCCCCCTGGGCTTGTCGCTGCTGCTCATGCACGGGCTGTTCTTCCCGGAGGGACGCAACGTCCTGGCACAGTTTGGACCCGCCCGGGTTACCAGCGAGGGACTCGCCTTCGCCCTCGAACGGGCAGCCCAGCTGGGAGCCGCGGTCCTGGCCCTCCTGGTGTTCTCCTTCGGCGTCACGGTTCCTGACCTGGTGGCGGCACTCCCGGCACGCGGCCTTCGGGGCAGGTTTGCTTTCGTGCTGGCATCCACGCTGACACTGCTGCCGGCCATCATGGCACGCGCCGGACGGATCCGGCAGGCCCAGGAGTCCCGCGGCCTGGTGGTCCGCCGCGGGCTGCTGCACCGGGCCGCTGCCTTTCGGCTGCAGGCAGTGCCGCTGGTGCTGTCCCTCGTGGAGGAGGCAGGAACCCGGGCAGCCGCCCTGGAAGCACGCGGTTTCAGCAACCCGGGTCCGCGAACCAGCTACCGCGAGGTCCCGGATACACGGCGCCAGCAGATGCTTCGCGTGCTTCTGCTGGCTGCTGCAGCAGCCGCGGTTGGAGTACGGCTCTGGCTGGCGGGGGCGGGCCGCCAGGGATGA
- a CDS encoding nucleoside hydrolase, translating into MTAFLLDVDTGIDDALAIAYLAALPDTEFVSVTATPGNVDADQVARNTLALLELCGRPGVEVAIGARGPLAIPLLTTPETHGPQGIGYAVLPDPAGAVSGRNAVDLWVEHARARPGELTALITAPLTNFALALRQEPRLPELLAKVVIMGGSFYYQGNTTPTAEWNTHVDPHAAKEVYAAFAGQPLEKLPIVCSLDTTERMELHPAHLRQLAEAAGAGVPEDVLPEQPEGLHSTSDNLLVRHLSDALRFYFEFHRRYDQGYLAHVHDYFAAGVAAGTLDFQARPAAVDVETGSEMLMGTTVADFRGLWGRPPNARVVSLNYPGAAFRELVSSVGRLARSVGQG; encoded by the coding sequence ATGACCGCCTTCCTGCTCGACGTGGACACGGGCATCGACGACGCCCTGGCCATCGCCTACCTTGCCGCATTGCCGGACACCGAGTTCGTCTCCGTCACCGCAACCCCCGGAAACGTGGACGCGGACCAGGTTGCCCGCAACACCCTGGCCCTGCTTGAACTGTGCGGCCGGCCCGGGGTGGAGGTGGCCATCGGTGCCCGCGGACCGCTCGCCATTCCGCTGCTGACAACCCCCGAAACCCACGGCCCCCAGGGGATTGGCTACGCCGTCCTGCCGGACCCCGCCGGAGCCGTTTCCGGCCGAAATGCCGTGGACCTGTGGGTGGAGCATGCAAGGGCGCGGCCGGGGGAGCTGACCGCCCTCATCACCGCGCCCCTGACGAACTTCGCCCTCGCCCTGCGGCAGGAACCGCGGCTGCCGGAACTTTTGGCAAAGGTGGTCATCATGGGCGGCAGCTTCTACTACCAGGGGAACACCACACCCACTGCCGAGTGGAACACCCACGTGGATCCGCACGCGGCGAAGGAGGTGTATGCGGCATTTGCAGGCCAGCCGCTGGAGAAGCTGCCGATCGTCTGTTCCCTGGACACCACCGAACGGATGGAACTCCACCCCGCCCATCTCCGGCAGCTGGCGGAGGCGGCGGGGGCGGGAGTTCCAGAGGACGTGCTGCCGGAACAGCCGGAGGGGCTGCACAGCACTTCGGACAACCTGCTCGTCCGGCACCTGTCCGACGCCCTCCGGTTCTACTTCGAGTTCCACCGCCGCTACGACCAGGGCTACCTTGCCCACGTCCACGACTACTTCGCGGCCGGGGTGGCCGCCGGAACCCTGGATTTCCAGGCCCGTCCCGCCGCCGTGGACGTGGAAACCGGCTCGGAAATGCTGATGGGCACCACGGTGGCAGATTTCCGCGGGCTGTGGGGACGGCCGCCGAACGCGCGGGTGGTCTCCCTCAATTATCCCGGGGCGGCCTTCCGTGAGCTGGTGTCCTCCGTGGGCAGGCTGGCCCGGAGCGTCGGGCAGGGCTGA
- the dxs gene encoding 1-deoxy-D-xylulose-5-phosphate synthase, translating into MGILDTIRNPQDLNELSEQQLKQLASEIREFLITNVSQTGGHLGPNLGVVELTLALHRIFDSPRDSIVFDTGHQSYVHKLLTGRQDFSTLRQEGGISGYPSRAESEHDIVESSHASSSLSWADGISRARQLTGEGDRHVVAVVGDGALTGGMAWEAINNIAADKKRRVVIVVNDNGRSYAPTVGGFADYLASLRPTIDSFRATPAYERALDWWKKKLQNGGPAGQFTYKSLHAMKKGIKDWWAPQGMFEDLGMKYIGPVDGHNLQAMEHALATAKHYAGPVIVHAMTEKGHGYAPARAHEADQFHAVGIIDPETGEPTGTAGAQSWTSVFADEIAAIADERQDVVGITGAMLIPVGLHKFAAKHPDRVIDVGIAEQHALTSAAGMAFGGLHPVVAVYATFLNRAFDQLLMDVALHKAGVTIVLDRAGVTGPDGASHHGMWDMSMVQIVPGLHLAAPRDATRLREELREAVAVSDAPTVVRFSKGSVGAEVEALERLSDGVDVLSRRPAGSTENDVLIVSVGAMSELALDVSNRLGAQGISTTVVDPRWVLPVPRSIIALASHHRLVICIEDGVRAGGVGSRIRQEMRAAGVDTALNEVGLPVEFLDHGTRSQVLERVGLTAQQITHDVVAQVLGTKVPFARPLPGQQHPTTGSLPIL; encoded by the coding sequence TTGGGAATCTTGGACACCATCCGGAATCCGCAGGACCTGAACGAGTTATCCGAACAACAGCTGAAGCAGCTGGCTTCGGAGATCAGGGAATTCCTGATCACAAACGTCTCCCAGACGGGCGGGCACCTCGGCCCCAACCTTGGTGTGGTGGAGTTGACCCTGGCCCTGCACCGCATCTTCGACTCGCCCCGCGACAGCATCGTTTTTGACACCGGGCACCAGTCGTACGTGCACAAACTGCTGACCGGGCGCCAGGACTTCAGCACCCTGCGCCAGGAGGGCGGCATCTCCGGCTACCCGTCCCGGGCGGAATCAGAGCACGACATCGTGGAGAGCTCCCATGCCTCCTCGTCCCTGTCCTGGGCCGACGGCATTTCCCGGGCACGCCAGCTCACCGGCGAAGGGGACCGGCACGTCGTCGCCGTAGTGGGGGACGGGGCGCTCACGGGCGGCATGGCATGGGAAGCCATCAACAACATTGCAGCCGACAAGAAGCGCCGGGTGGTGATAGTCGTCAACGACAACGGCCGCTCCTACGCGCCCACTGTGGGCGGCTTCGCAGACTACCTCGCCTCGCTGCGGCCCACCATCGACTCCTTCCGGGCAACCCCTGCGTACGAACGCGCGCTGGACTGGTGGAAAAAGAAGCTCCAGAACGGCGGCCCGGCGGGCCAGTTCACCTACAAGAGCCTGCATGCCATGAAGAAGGGCATCAAGGACTGGTGGGCGCCCCAGGGCATGTTCGAGGACCTCGGCATGAAGTACATCGGCCCGGTGGACGGCCACAACCTCCAGGCCATGGAACACGCCCTGGCCACCGCCAAGCACTACGCCGGCCCCGTCATTGTCCACGCCATGACGGAAAAGGGCCACGGCTACGCCCCGGCGCGCGCCCACGAAGCCGACCAGTTCCACGCCGTGGGCATCATCGATCCCGAGACCGGCGAACCGACGGGTACCGCAGGTGCCCAGTCCTGGACCTCTGTCTTTGCCGACGAGATTGCGGCCATCGCGGATGAGCGCCAGGACGTGGTGGGTATCACCGGGGCGATGCTCATTCCGGTGGGCCTGCACAAATTCGCCGCCAAGCACCCGGACCGCGTCATCGACGTCGGAATCGCCGAACAGCATGCCCTCACCTCTGCTGCGGGGATGGCTTTCGGCGGGCTGCACCCCGTGGTGGCGGTCTACGCCACGTTCCTGAACCGTGCTTTTGACCAACTCCTGATGGATGTGGCCCTGCACAAGGCCGGTGTCACCATCGTGCTTGACCGGGCGGGCGTCACCGGCCCGGACGGCGCCAGCCACCACGGCATGTGGGACATGTCCATGGTCCAGATTGTGCCTGGCCTCCACCTGGCCGCTCCGCGTGATGCCACCCGGCTGCGCGAAGAACTCCGCGAGGCCGTTGCCGTCAGCGACGCCCCCACGGTGGTCCGTTTCTCCAAGGGTTCCGTGGGTGCGGAGGTGGAGGCCCTTGAACGCCTCAGCGACGGCGTGGACGTCCTGTCCCGCCGGCCGGCTGGATCCACGGAGAACGACGTCCTGATCGTCAGCGTGGGCGCCATGTCCGAGCTCGCCCTCGACGTTTCCAACCGGCTCGGCGCCCAGGGCATCAGCACCACGGTGGTCGATCCCCGCTGGGTGCTGCCCGTCCCGCGGTCCATCATCGCCCTGGCATCGCACCACCGCCTGGTCATCTGCATCGAGGACGGCGTCCGTGCAGGCGGCGTCGGCTCCCGCATCCGCCAGGAGATGCGCGCCGCCGGCGTGGACACCGCCCTGAATGAGGTGGGCCTGCCGGTGGAATTCCTTGACCACGGGACGCGCAGCCAGGTGCTGGAGCGGGTGGGCCTGACGGCCCAGCAGATAACGCACGACGTCGTTGCCCAGGTCCTGGGAACAAAGGTCCCCTTTGCCCGCCCCCTCCCAGGCCAGCAGCACCCCACAACCGGCAGCCTTCCGATTCTGTGA
- a CDS encoding aldo/keto reductase, which translates to MTTYRRVGKSGLTVSTVGLGCNNLGRANTATESQEGTDAVVRAAVDAGITLFDVADTYGREPGLSETMLGKALGSRRADVVVATKFGMDMKGASGHDFGARGSRRYILQAVEGSLRRLGTDWIDLYQFHTPDPLTPIDETLAALDTLVTSGKVRYIGHSNLAGWEIARAEYVARELGGERFISTQNHYNLLDRRAELEVTPAAEEFGLGVLPYFPLANGLLTGKYSPGHAPEGSRLSHTRKHLVHDADWDQLRSFSSFAKERGLTEIQVAFSWLAAQPSVAGVIAGATRPDQVRQNAASADWIPSEQDLAELDAIFPAVPKVALF; encoded by the coding sequence ATGACCACGTACCGCCGCGTTGGAAAGTCAGGGCTTACCGTCTCCACTGTCGGGCTGGGCTGCAACAACCTGGGCCGCGCCAATACCGCCACAGAGAGCCAGGAAGGAACCGACGCCGTGGTCCGCGCGGCCGTGGACGCAGGAATTACCCTGTTCGACGTCGCCGACACCTACGGCAGGGAACCCGGCCTCAGCGAGACGATGCTGGGCAAGGCCCTGGGCAGCAGGCGCGCGGACGTGGTGGTTGCCACCAAATTCGGCATGGACATGAAGGGTGCCAGCGGACACGACTTCGGTGCCCGCGGCTCCCGCAGGTACATCCTCCAGGCGGTGGAGGGGTCGCTGCGCAGGCTGGGCACCGACTGGATCGACCTTTACCAGTTCCACACGCCGGACCCGCTGACTCCGATCGACGAAACCCTTGCCGCCCTGGACACCCTGGTCACCAGCGGCAAGGTCCGGTACATCGGACACTCCAATCTGGCAGGCTGGGAGATTGCCCGCGCAGAGTATGTAGCCCGGGAGCTTGGCGGGGAACGCTTCATATCCACGCAGAACCACTACAACCTCCTGGACCGCCGCGCTGAACTCGAGGTGACGCCCGCCGCGGAGGAGTTCGGCCTGGGCGTCCTGCCCTATTTCCCCCTCGCCAACGGCCTCCTGACCGGAAAGTATTCACCGGGCCACGCACCGGAAGGCTCCCGGCTCAGCCACACCCGGAAGCACCTTGTCCACGACGCCGACTGGGACCAGCTGCGCAGCTTCAGCAGCTTCGCGAAGGAACGCGGCCTGACCGAAATCCAGGTTGCTTTCTCCTGGCTCGCAGCGCAGCCGTCAGTGGCTGGGGTCATCGCGGGCGCCACCAGGCCGGACCAGGTCCGCCAGAACGCCGCATCAGCCGACTGGATTCCATCGGAACAGGATCTCGCGGAACTGGACGCCATTTTCCCTGCAGTGCCCAAGGTCGCTCTCTTCTAG
- a CDS encoding DUF402 domain-containing protein produces MREEDALKYPGALGDAGPVMHTTTTRIPAGLQPGQLVVARNRKWNGKAHWVVPGRYLGEDEHGWWIFQGTNEFCSRPGAAFYTRSDAVLLVPRSGDWVATFYDDAHPNGVRVYVDLAVAHEWTAIRPAVTEFHVIDMDLDVIRTADRGVFIDDQDEFADHAVSMNYPDRLVADIQSAADGLYQAVKAQQAPFDGTDVAWFTKGRK; encoded by the coding sequence GTGAGGGAAGAAGATGCACTGAAATACCCCGGGGCCCTCGGGGATGCCGGGCCGGTCATGCACACCACCACCACGCGGATTCCCGCCGGTTTGCAGCCCGGCCAGCTGGTGGTGGCGAGGAACCGGAAGTGGAACGGAAAAGCGCACTGGGTGGTCCCCGGGCGCTACCTGGGCGAAGACGAGCATGGCTGGTGGATCTTCCAGGGCACCAACGAGTTCTGCTCGCGGCCCGGCGCGGCGTTCTACACCCGCTCCGATGCGGTGCTCCTGGTGCCGCGCTCGGGCGACTGGGTTGCCACCTTCTATGACGACGCCCATCCCAACGGGGTCCGGGTGTACGTGGACCTCGCGGTTGCCCACGAGTGGACGGCCATCCGCCCCGCCGTCACCGAATTCCACGTCATCGACATGGACCTTGACGTGATCCGGACCGCGGACCGGGGCGTCTTCATCGACGACCAGGACGAGTTCGCGGACCACGCCGTCAGCATGAACTATCCGGACCGGCTGGTGGCGGACATCCAGTCCGCAGCGGACGGGCTTTACCAGGCCGTGAAGGCACAGCAGGCACCCTTCGACGGCACAGACGTCGCATGGTTCACAAAAGGACGAAAATGA